One part of the uncultured Bacteroides sp. genome encodes these proteins:
- a CDS encoding catalase, with the protein MEEKKKLTTEAGAPIGDNQNIQTAGPHGPALMQNAWYMEKLAHFNRERIPERVVHAKGSGAFGRLIITNDITKYSKAAIFSKVGKETDLFLRFSTVAGERGAADTERDVRGFAIKFYTEEGNWDLVGNNTPVFFIRDPLTFPDFIHTQKRDPKTNLRSNTAAWDFWSLSPESLHQVMILMSDRGIPKNLRQMHGFGSHTFSFYNAKNERFWVKFHFKSMQGIANFTNEEASKIVAHDREYSQRDLFNHIEAGNFPKWRMCVQIMMEAEAKTYRFNPFDLTKVWSQKDYPLIDVGIMTLNKNPENYFATVEQAAFNPANVVPGIGYSPDKMLQGRLFAYADAQRYRLGVNSGSLPVNAPRCPFHNYHHDGAMRFDDNHGGEVNYEPSSFGGPKEDKTYIEPGLALEGEAYNCNHREDKDYYTQPGDLYRLVPADEKERIHKNVAAAMEGVPDNIKVRAIARFYQADENCGKGIASQLGIDIKTVFTEVERQKME; encoded by the coding sequence ATGGAAGAAAAGAAAAAACTTACAACCGAAGCTGGTGCGCCTATTGGCGATAATCAGAACATTCAGACTGCCGGTCCGCACGGACCAGCGTTAATGCAGAATGCATGGTATATGGAAAAGCTTGCACATTTCAATCGTGAACGTATTCCTGAAAGAGTTGTCCACGCTAAAGGATCGGGCGCTTTTGGAAGATTGATTATTACAAACGATATTACTAAATACAGTAAAGCTGCCATATTCTCTAAGGTTGGTAAAGAGACCGACTTATTCCTTCGCTTTTCTACGGTAGCAGGAGAACGCGGAGCTGCCGATACAGAAAGAGATGTACGTGGATTTGCCATTAAATTCTATACAGAAGAGGGCAACTGGGATTTGGTAGGAAATAATACTCCTGTCTTTTTTATTCGTGATCCGTTGACGTTTCCCGATTTTATCCATACTCAGAAAAGAGACCCAAAGACCAATCTGCGAAGCAACACTGCCGCATGGGATTTTTGGAGTCTTTCTCCCGAATCGCTTCATCAGGTTATGATCTTAATGAGCGATCGAGGTATTCCAAAGAATCTTCGCCAGATGCATGGTTTTGGTAGTCACACGTTCAGTTTTTACAATGCTAAGAATGAACGTTTCTGGGTGAAATTCCATTTTAAATCTATGCAAGGTATTGCAAATTTCACCAATGAAGAAGCGTCAAAGATTGTTGCTCACGACCGCGAATATTCACAGCGCGACCTGTTTAATCATATTGAAGCTGGTAATTTTCCGAAATGGAGAATGTGTGTGCAGATTATGATGGAAGCCGAAGCAAAAACCTATCGGTTCAATCCGTTCGATTTGACTAAAGTATGGAGTCAGAAAGATTATCCGCTCATTGATGTTGGTATTATGACATTGAATAAGAATCCCGAAAATTATTTTGCCACAGTAGAACAAGCAGCTTTCAATCCGGCCAATGTTGTTCCGGGCATTGGATATTCGCCCGACAAAATGTTGCAAGGTAGATTGTTTGCTTATGCAGATGCCCAACGTTACCGTTTGGGTGTTAATTCCGGAAGTCTGCCTGTTAATGCTCCACGCTGTCCGTTCCACAACTATCATCACGATGGCGCAATGCGTTTTGATGATAACCATGGAGGAGAAGTAAATTATGAGCCCAGCAGCTTTGGCGGTCCAAAGGAAGATAAAACCTATATCGAACCCGGTTTAGCATTGGAAGGAGAAGCATACAACTGCAATCATCGTGAAGATAAAGATTACTATACGCAGCCGGGAGATTTATATCGTTTGGTTCCGGCCGATGAAAAAGAACGTATCCACAAAAATGTAGCAGCAGCAATGGAAGGTGTTCCCGATAATATTAAGGTTCGTGCCATTGCCCGTTTCTATCAGGCTGACGAGAACTGCGGAAAAGGCATTGCTTCTCAGCTAGGGATTGATATAAAGACCGTTTTTACTGAAGTGGAGAGGCAGAAGATGGAATAG
- a CDS encoding S41 family peptidase, whose protein sequence is MKLKFFSLLVAFTTCYLGEVNAQASRGGDFDFAVQVVENDYAGYSSKVTDKNRAEYEKLKTSLREAISKGKDEDNCIGRYISWFNDGHLHYPTSSVNKGKSYNYTSDMIAKKVDVHTFMIRVPDFDADKKSAIIEMVEQYKKSGCENLIIDIRSNGGGQDSTFDSLLALIYTHKGVVDGVEWLSTKNNINSFKNIVSKIDDERVRKYYNRICERLELHVGEFVDNSQSTQEIICDEIPDLPRKVAIVIDGNVVSSGEQFVLNAKACSDKVTVYGKDNTMGVLDFSNKVQVNLPNSKMTLYYPISRSKRLPDRGIDEKGIAPNVRITLPNPKTVGSEIDPWITWISNNMMTGKSE, encoded by the coding sequence ATGAAACTTAAATTCTTTTCTTTATTAGTTGCATTTACTACTTGTTATTTGGGTGAAGTTAATGCGCAAGCTTCAAGAGGCGGAGATTTTGATTTTGCAGTTCAGGTAGTAGAGAATGATTACGCTGGGTATTCGTCAAAGGTTACAGATAAGAATCGAGCTGAATATGAGAAGCTTAAAACATCATTGCGTGAAGCTATATCTAAAGGTAAAGATGAAGATAACTGTATCGGTCGTTATATTTCATGGTTCAATGATGGACATCTTCATTATCCAACATCAAGTGTAAACAAAGGAAAAAGTTATAATTACACATCTGATATGATTGCAAAGAAAGTCGATGTGCATACATTTATGATTCGTGTTCCAGATTTTGATGCTGATAAAAAGTCGGCTATTATAGAAATGGTAGAACAATATAAAAAATCGGGCTGTGAGAATCTTATTATTGATATTCGTAGTAATGGCGGCGGTCAGGATTCTACTTTCGACTCATTATTAGCTTTGATATATACACACAAAGGTGTGGTTGATGGTGTTGAATGGCTGTCAACTAAAAATAATATTAATTCGTTTAAGAACATTGTTTCAAAAATAGACGATGAAAGAGTTCGTAAATATTATAATCGTATATGCGAAAGACTTGAATTGCATGTTGGAGAATTTGTTGATAATAGTCAGTCTACACAAGAAATTATTTGTGATGAGATCCCTGATTTACCACGCAAGGTTGCTATTGTTATAGATGGCAATGTGGTAAGTTCCGGTGAGCAATTTGTTCTCAATGCAAAAGCATGCAGTGATAAAGTTACGGTTTACGGCAAAGATAATACAATGGGTGTACTTGATTTTTCAAACAAAGTACAAGTTAATCTGCCAAATTCGAAAATGACGCTTTATTATCCTATATCTCGTTCAAAGCGATTGCCTGACAGAGGAATTGATGAAAAAGGTATAGCACCTAATGTAAGAATAACATTGCCGAATCCAAAAACAGTTGGTTCTGAAATAGATCCATGGATTACTTGGATAAGTAACAATATGATGACTGGGAAGTCTGAATAG
- a CDS encoding HU family DNA-binding protein produces MAYKYCVRKKTDKSQGEELVKYYAVPLSSGTIGTDELAENIAGRCTLTPGDIRATIIELMYTIEQELHQGNKVCLEGIGIFSLSASSEGFDKPEDCTPSKVKAKRICFLADKKLKKNLKFVKFEKDRRG; encoded by the coding sequence ATGGCATACAAATACTGCGTGCGCAAAAAAACAGACAAGAGTCAGGGTGAAGAACTAGTAAAATACTATGCAGTTCCTCTTTCGTCGGGAACTATTGGAACAGATGAACTGGCAGAAAACATAGCTGGTCGGTGTACGCTTACTCCGGGAGACATCCGGGCTACCATTATAGAACTTATGTACACCATCGAACAGGAACTTCACCAAGGCAATAAAGTTTGTCTGGAAGGTATAGGTATCTTCAGTCTTTCCGCTAGTAGTGAAGGTTTTGATAAGCCCGAAGATTGTACTCCCAGTAAAGTGAAGGCAAAGCGTATTTGCTTTTTGGCGGATAAAAAGCTGAAAAAGAATTTGAAATTTGTGAAGTTTGAGAAAGATAGGAGAGGGTAA
- a CDS encoding copper homeostasis protein CutC, whose translation MKEIKIEICANSVASCVEAQKGGAKRVELCAGIPEGGTTPSQGTIAVTRELLEIPIHVIIRPRAGDFLYSREEIRVMERDIAVAKDCGADGVVIGCLTAEGEIDQRVTERLVKCANGMSVTFHRAFDMCIDPMKALEEIINLGCNRILTSGQMPTAEAGIPLLKELVEKAEGRIIILPGCGINEKNILKIAQETGANEFHLSARENVASGMTYRNPKVSMGGTVQVDEYAEPRTSAERVRQTLKSLNIQ comes from the coding sequence ATGAAAGAAATAAAAATTGAAATATGTGCCAATTCTGTGGCTAGTTGCGTGGAAGCACAAAAGGGAGGCGCGAAGCGTGTGGAACTGTGCGCCGGTATTCCCGAAGGTGGTACTACTCCGTCTCAGGGAACTATTGCCGTAACCCGTGAGTTGCTGGAAATTCCTATCCACGTTATTATTCGCCCACGGGCAGGAGATTTCCTTTATTCTCGAGAAGAGATCCGTGTTATGGAACGCGATATTGCAGTAGCAAAAGATTGCGGCGCCGATGGTGTGGTAATTGGTTGCCTTACAGCGGAAGGCGAAATTGATCAGAGAGTTACAGAACGGTTGGTAAAGTGTGCCAATGGCATGTCGGTTACTTTCCACCGGGCTTTCGATATGTGCATTGACCCAATGAAAGCTTTGGAAGAGATTATCAATTTGGGATGCAACCGCATTCTTACTTCCGGACAGATGCCAACAGCCGAAGCGGGCATTCCTCTTCTGAAGGAACTTGTAGAGAAGGCTGAGGGACGAATCATCATCCTGCCGGGCTGCGGAATCAATGAAAAAAATATTCTAAAGATTGCTCAGGAAACGGGTGCTAATGAGTTTCATCTCTCAGCACGTGAAAACGTTGCTAGCGGTATGACTTACCGCAATCCGAAGGTTTCTATGGGCGGAACGGTGCAGGTAGACGAATATGCCGAACCTCGAACTTCTGCCGAGCGTGTGCGTCAGACGCTGAAAAGTCTGAATATCCAGTAA
- a CDS encoding nitroreductase family protein encodes MDFLELAKERYSVRVYSDEPVEEEKINKILEAGRVAPTAHNNQPQRIYVIQSKEAREKVKKCTRYSFNAPIILLLCYNEDESWFGQNDRFGSIDPTIVGTHMMLEATELGLGTVWVGSFNAEITKSEFALPSNIIPVAFLPLGYPFHTSEPSVMHASRKNLLETVRYL; translated from the coding sequence ATGGATTTTCTAGAACTTGCCAAAGAAAGATATTCGGTTAGAGTTTATAGTGACGAACCGGTTGAAGAAGAGAAAATCAACAAAATCCTAGAAGCTGGAAGAGTGGCGCCTACTGCCCATAACAATCAGCCTCAACGAATTTATGTTATCCAAAGCAAAGAAGCCCGTGAGAAGGTAAAAAAGTGTACCAGATACAGTTTCAACGCTCCAATTATTTTGCTTCTATGCTATAACGAAGACGAAAGTTGGTTTGGACAGAATGATAGGTTTGGCTCCATAGACCCCACTATTGTGGGAACACACATGATGCTGGAAGCTACCGAACTAGGACTGGGAACTGTTTGGGTGGGATCTTTCAATGCAGAAATAACTAAGAGTGAGTTTGCTTTACCAAGCAATATTATTCCGGTTGCTTTTCTTCCCCTGGGCTATCCTTTTCATACGTCAGAGCCAAGTGTTATGCATGCCAGTCGGAAGAATCTTTTGGAAACAGTCAGATATCTATAA
- a CDS encoding transglutaminase domain-containing protein produces MSRINTLFAGLVITFLGMSCSNTHFISNEKYRATVDKTFAEKKAAMPNGGLFNVFNNKLSLQEKEAMKFLYAYMSLADITDYPDTFFLRDVRLSFKAKQEMPWGKEINEELFRHFVLPQRVNNETLDNSREVFYSELKDRVKNLSLYEAILEVNHWCHEKVVYTPSDSRTSSPLASVRTAYGRCGEESTFLVAALRSVGIPARQVYTPRWAHTDDNHAWVEAWANGKWYFLGACEPEPVLNVAWFTAPAKRGMLMHTNVFGLYTGKEEIMTVTPNFTEINVIDNYAPVDRIDVTVLDENKKPVEGAVVEYKLYNYGEFYSVAKKQSDKEGKSFLSSGKGDIIVWASKDGVYDFRKVSVGKDHTLTLTLDKKTGNLSDEDLAAVKEMAMDIVPPVELPVEVNVSKEQRAANNIRLAKEDSIRNSYIGTFIDESRIKEVASKLNIDSERTKKLFVASRGNWREIEKFLLSTTTENREKALKLLEVISAKDLRDTPAEVLTDHLLYTVAGEGDIYNQNVLNPRVSNEFLTTYKKDFQKEIPATLADAIRKDPKVLVDWCRSNITIKEELNSNHLFMSPLGVWKSRVTDSRSRKVFFVAALRSLGVPSRIELMTGKLQYFFNNTWNDVNFEKAETGNAPYGFVNASYTPISSLKDPLYYKHFSISKIEGGRTHLLEFDEENESSWSTIFSKPLKLDAGQYLMVTGSRMADGSVLSNLTFFNVEAGKTTNVELKMRESSNQVQVLGSFNSEATFIDAKTGKEQSILNANGRGYYIVALVKNNHEPTNHALRDIAAVKKQLEEWGKQIIILFSDEDELKAFNPKAYGDLPKNVTFGIDKDGAVLRQVKEGTEVIRRGELPLIIVGDTFNRVVFASQGYRIALGEQLVKVISQIQAGNTKEGTACTPTSCTH; encoded by the coding sequence ATGAGTAGAATCAATACACTATTTGCCGGTTTAGTAATTACGTTTTTGGGTATGTCGTGCTCAAATACACACTTTATCAGCAATGAAAAGTATCGGGCAACTGTAGATAAAACTTTTGCCGAAAAGAAAGCAGCGATGCCAAATGGCGGATTGTTTAATGTATTCAATAACAAACTCTCTTTGCAGGAAAAAGAGGCTATGAAGTTTCTTTATGCCTATATGTCTTTGGCTGATATTACTGATTATCCCGACACTTTCTTTTTAAGAGATGTTCGTTTGTCATTCAAGGCAAAGCAAGAGATGCCCTGGGGGAAAGAGATCAACGAAGAGTTGTTCCGTCATTTTGTGCTTCCACAACGAGTAAATAATGAAACGCTCGACAATTCACGCGAAGTTTTTTATAGCGAGCTGAAAGACAGGGTAAAGAACCTTTCTCTTTACGAAGCTATTCTTGAAGTAAACCATTGGTGCCACGAAAAGGTAGTTTATACTCCTTCTGATTCCCGAACCAGTTCACCGCTGGCTTCTGTGCGCACAGCTTATGGACGTTGCGGCGAAGAATCTACATTTCTGGTTGCCGCTCTTCGTTCTGTTGGTATTCCTGCCCGTCAGGTTTATACTCCACGTTGGGCACATACCGACGATAATCATGCATGGGTAGAAGCATGGGCAAATGGAAAATGGTATTTCCTTGGTGCCTGCGAACCGGAACCAGTTCTTAATGTTGCCTGGTTTACAGCTCCTGCCAAGCGCGGAATGCTGATGCACACTAATGTTTTTGGACTTTATACCGGCAAAGAGGAGATTATGACTGTAACTCCGAACTTCACCGAAATTAATGTGATTGATAATTATGCTCCGGTAGATCGTATTGATGTTACTGTGCTTGATGAAAACAAGAAACCGGTTGAAGGTGCAGTCGTTGAATATAAGCTGTATAACTACGGAGAGTTTTATTCTGTAGCTAAAAAGCAGAGCGATAAAGAAGGAAAATCGTTCCTTTCATCCGGAAAAGGTGATATTATTGTGTGGGCTTCTAAAGATGGAGTCTATGATTTCCGCAAAGTATCTGTAGGTAAAGATCACACGTTGACACTTACTTTAGATAAAAAGACAGGAAATTTAAGTGATGAAGATCTTGCTGCTGTCAAAGAAATGGCTATGGATATTGTTCCACCGGTTGAGTTACCGGTAGAAGTAAACGTAAGCAAGGAACAACGTGCAGCAAACAATATTCGTCTGGCTAAGGAAGATTCTATACGTAATAGTTACATTGGTACATTTATTGATGAATCAAGAATAAAAGAGGTAGCTTCAAAACTGAATATTGATTCGGAACGCACCAAGAAACTATTTGTTGCGTCTCGTGGTAACTGGCGCGAAATAGAAAAATTCCTGCTTTCTACTACAACAGAAAACCGTGAAAAGGCTCTTAAATTGCTGGAAGTTATTTCTGCAAAGGATTTACGAGATACACCTGCCGAGGTACTTACAGATCATTTACTATACACTGTAGCAGGAGAAGGAGATATTTATAACCAGAATGTGCTGAATCCTCGTGTTTCTAATGAATTCCTTACAACTTATAAAAAAGATTTCCAGAAAGAGATTCCGGCTACTCTTGCCGATGCAATAAGAAAAGATCCGAAAGTATTGGTTGACTGGTGTCGTAGCAACATCACTATTAAAGAGGAATTAAACTCTAATCATCTGTTTATGTCACCACTCGGTGTGTGGAAATCTCGTGTAACCGACAGCCGCTCAAGAAAAGTTTTCTTCGTAGCTGCGCTTCGCAGTCTGGGTGTACCTTCACGCATTGAGCTGATGACCGGTAAACTGCAATATTTCTTCAATAACACATGGAATGATGTTAATTTTGAAAAAGCAGAAACTGGAAATGCTCCTTACGGATTCGTTAATGCATCTTATACTCCAATCAGTTCTTTGAAAGATCCGCTTTATTACAAGCATTTCTCTATTTCTAAAATTGAAGGTGGCAGAACACATCTGCTGGAATTTGATGAAGAAAATGAAAGCTCATGGAGCACAATTTTCAGCAAACCACTGAAACTGGACGCTGGTCAATATCTCATGGTAACGGGTAGCCGTATGGCAGATGGAAGTGTACTGAGCAATCTTACATTCTTCAATGTAGAAGCTGGAAAAACAACCAATGTTGAACTGAAGATGCGCGAAAGCAGCAATCAGGTTCAGGTTTTAGGCAGCTTTAATTCTGAAGCAACATTTATTGATGCTAAAACAGGTAAGGAACAAAGCATACTGAATGCCAACGGTAGAGGTTACTATATCGTGGCTTTGGTTAAGAACAATCACGAGCCAACTAACCATGCGCTGAGAGATATTGCTGCAGTTAAGAAGCAATTGGAAGAATGGGGCAAGCAAATTATTATTCTTTTCTCTGACGAAGACGAACTGAAAGCATTCAATCCAAAGGCTTATGGTGATCTACCAAAGAACGTTACTTTTGGAATAGATAAAGATGGTGCTGTTTTGCGTCAGGTAAAAGAGGGAACTGAAGTTATACGCCGTGGCGAATTACCACTGATTATTGTTGGAGACACCTTTAATCGTGTAGTATTTGCTTCGCAAGGTTACCGTATTGCTTTGGGAGAACAATTGGTAAAAGTTATCAGTCAGATACAGGCCGGTAATACAAAAGAAGGCACTGCCTGCACTCCAACATCCTGTACCCATTAA
- a CDS encoding RteC domain-containing protein, protein MKDFVFNIKQQIESEIKNIQNSETHSASQIKQIISFIEERINELKEFIRNYSFRNEQEEILFFKELKPSVCCLLLYYIRVYHIEKRRLGKTDFAQSVSLSKELKQVEKNNEQIGNFYQYYKSGNTDSDYLYFCRDSYNILLDTSCNSFEKERFFSTNHDYDVANIMANDLLKNYLIKETNKLNGQLYYQAIDIMCNHKMQWTDSKTSLVELIYALYSSGCINNGNISLKEMAQFTEAIFQIEIGDLYRTFLEIRGRKKSRTAFLDEIKNKLIETMDKLDNF, encoded by the coding sequence ATGAAAGATTTTGTTTTCAACATTAAGCAACAAATAGAATCTGAAATTAAAAATATACAGAACAGTGAAACTCATTCTGCCAGCCAGATAAAACAGATAATTAGTTTTATTGAGGAAAGAATCAATGAACTAAAAGAGTTTATCAGGAATTACAGTTTTAGAAATGAGCAGGAAGAAATATTATTCTTCAAAGAATTGAAACCATCTGTCTGTTGTTTGTTATTATACTATATCCGTGTGTATCACATAGAAAAAAGGCGGTTGGGTAAAACAGACTTTGCCCAAAGTGTTTCTTTGAGCAAGGAATTAAAACAAGTAGAAAAGAATAACGAACAGATAGGTAATTTCTATCAGTATTACAAATCGGGGAATACAGATTCAGATTATTTATATTTCTGTCGCGATTCATACAATATTCTATTGGATACATCATGCAATTCATTTGAAAAGGAACGGTTCTTTTCAACCAATCACGACTATGATGTTGCCAATATAATGGCTAATGATTTGCTTAAGAATTATCTTATCAAAGAAACGAATAAGTTAAACGGTCAATTGTATTATCAGGCTATAGACATTATGTGTAATCACAAAATGCAATGGACAGATTCGAAAACATCATTGGTGGAACTTATATACGCTCTTTATTCTTCGGGCTGCATTAACAATGGTAATATTAGTCTGAAAGAAATGGCACAATTTACTGAAGCAATATTTCAGATTGAGATTGGAGATCTTTATCGCACCTTCCTCGAAATAAGGGGAAGGAAGAAGAGTCGTACAGCCTTTCTGGATGAAATAAAGAATAAGCTGATTGAAACAATGGATAAACTAGATAATTTTTAG
- a CDS encoding class I SAM-dependent methyltransferase: protein MNNENKSIHEFDFSLICEYFSSMKRQGPGSTESTVKALSFIDTLTESSKIADLGCGTGEQSMVLAQHTPCQITGIDLFPQFIDLYNTNAAKINVEQRVKGITGSMDNLFFGEEELDIIWSEGSIYNIGFKNGINYWKRFLKEGGYLAISEASWFTEERPDEINEFWLEAYPEIDTISNKIMQLQHAGYTPIAHFILPENCWIENFYILQEKAQQSFLAKYPNNKAALKLIEYQRNEAVLYNKYKKFYGYVFYIAKKESPQVNYLEMK from the coding sequence ATGAACAATGAAAATAAATCTATCCACGAGTTTGATTTTAGTTTAATCTGCGAATATTTTTCGAGCATGAAACGTCAAGGTCCTGGTAGTACTGAATCAACAGTTAAAGCACTTAGCTTTATTGACACACTTACAGAATCATCAAAAATTGCAGATCTTGGATGTGGCACAGGAGAACAATCAATGGTATTAGCTCAACACACACCCTGCCAGATTACAGGTATTGATCTTTTCCCGCAATTTATTGATCTGTATAATACCAATGCTGCAAAGATTAATGTTGAACAAAGAGTTAAGGGCATAACAGGATCAATGGATAACTTATTTTTCGGAGAAGAAGAATTAGACATTATCTGGTCCGAAGGATCAATTTATAATATCGGTTTTAAAAACGGAATAAATTATTGGAAAAGATTCTTAAAAGAAGGTGGTTATCTGGCCATAAGTGAAGCCTCTTGGTTCACGGAAGAAAGACCAGATGAAATAAATGAATTCTGGTTGGAAGCATATCCTGAGATTGACACAATTTCAAATAAAATCATGCAGCTTCAGCATGCAGGTTACACTCCAATAGCGCATTTTATATTGCCCGAAAATTGTTGGATTGAGAACTTCTATATTCTTCAGGAAAAAGCCCAGCAGTCTTTTTTAGCAAAATACCCAAACAATAAAGCCGCCTTAAAGCTAATAGAATATCAAAGAAACGAAGCAGTGCTATACAACAAATACAAAAAGTTCTATGGGTATGTATTTTATATTGCAAAGAAAGAAAGCCCTCAGGTTAATTATCTCGAAATGAAATAA
- the rsgA gene encoding ribosome small subunit-dependent GTPase A, translated as MKLQDLGYNDIHEVYRQSNNLNDFTIGRIIAEHKERYIVRTENKELEAEITGNLRFSAKSREDFPAVGDWVALTVYEPEFCIIHKVFPRFSTISRQDISHSSEIQIIATNVDFAFLVQAVDRDFNINRLERYLTICYSAKVKPIIVLTKTDLINAETLIKIKDTINQRIHDIPVLAISNTTHEGVNELTQLIEKGKTYCILGSSGVGKSSLTNNLKGENIMQTNTISTSTNKGRHVTTHRELIILENGGILIDNPGMREVGVTDVSEGLAMTFDSIYEYAIKCKSKDCTHTNEKNCAVIQAVRDGLIDKNSYANYLKMNKEKEFFESSVAERRKKDKEFGKMLKNYNKNRTNY; from the coding sequence ATGAAATTACAGGATTTAGGATATAATGATATACACGAAGTATATAGACAAAGTAATAATCTGAACGATTTTACAATAGGACGTATTATTGCAGAACATAAGGAAAGGTATATCGTTCGCACTGAAAATAAGGAACTTGAAGCTGAAATAACCGGGAATTTAAGATTCTCGGCTAAAAGCCGTGAAGATTTTCCGGCAGTTGGCGATTGGGTAGCATTAACGGTTTATGAACCTGAATTCTGTATTATTCATAAAGTCTTTCCTCGTTTCTCTACTATTTCAAGACAGGATATTAGTCACTCGAGTGAAATTCAGATCATTGCAACCAATGTTGACTTTGCATTTTTAGTTCAGGCTGTCGATCGAGATTTTAACATCAACCGATTAGAGCGTTATCTGACTATCTGCTATTCAGCCAAAGTAAAGCCAATTATAGTTCTCACCAAAACTGATTTGATAAATGCAGAAACTCTTATAAAAATAAAAGACACTATCAATCAACGAATTCATGATATTCCAGTGTTAGCAATAAGCAATACTACACATGAAGGAGTAAATGAATTAACACAACTAATTGAAAAGGGAAAAACCTATTGCATACTTGGTTCGTCAGGTGTTGGAAAATCTTCTTTGACCAATAATCTCAAAGGAGAAAATATTATGCAAACCAATACCATCAGCACAAGTACTAATAAAGGTAGACATGTTACTACCCATCGTGAACTGATAATACTCGAGAACGGAGGTATATTAATAGATAATCCTGGCATGCGCGAAGTTGGTGTTACAGATGTAAGTGAAGGATTGGCTATGACTTTTGATAGCATCTATGAATACGCTATAAAATGTAAGTCTAAAGATTGCACTCATACTAATGAAAAGAATTGTGCTGTGATTCAAGCTGTAAGGGATGGCCTGATTGATAAGAATTCGTATGCAAACTATCTAAAAATGAACAAAGAAAAAGAGTTCTTTGAATCTTCGGTAGCCGAACGTAGAAAGAAAGACAAAGAGTTTGGTAAGATGCTGAAGAATTATAATAAAAACAGAACTAATTATTAA
- a CDS encoding Crp/Fnr family transcriptional regulator: MKNIIASIRQVYPVSDEALQALLTEMEERIYPKNTCIVQSGITDHLVYFIEEGVTRSIFHHDGVDTTTWFSKEGDITFGMDSLYYNQRSIESVETLTDCRVYVIHIDKLNMLYEKYIDIANWGRILHQNVNKELSHLFVERLQLTPKERYDSFLLRYPGLINRVKLKYVAAFLGISIYTFSRIRAQK, translated from the coding sequence ATGAAAAACATTATAGCTAGTATCAGACAAGTATACCCCGTTTCCGATGAAGCGCTCCAAGCGTTGCTGACGGAGATGGAAGAGAGAATATATCCCAAAAACACCTGTATTGTGCAATCGGGTATAACGGATCATTTGGTTTATTTTATTGAAGAAGGAGTAACTCGCTCGATATTTCATCATGATGGAGTGGACACCACCACATGGTTCAGCAAGGAGGGAGACATTACTTTTGGCATGGATTCGCTGTATTATAACCAGCGTTCAATAGAAAGCGTTGAAACACTGACAGACTGCCGGGTGTACGTCATCCACATTGACAAACTGAATATGCTATATGAGAAGTATATCGACATAGCCAACTGGGGAAGAATCCTGCATCAGAATGTAAATAAAGAACTGAGCCATCTCTTTGTAGAAAGGTTGCAACTCACTCCCAAAGAACGATATGATAGCTTTTTGTTGCGTTACCCCGGTCTCATTAATAGGGTAAAGCTGAAATACGTAGCTGCCTTTCTGGGTATTTCCATCTATACCTTCAGTCGTATCCGTGCTCAAAAATAG